A region from the Streptomyces tsukubensis genome encodes:
- the recD2 gene encoding SF1B family DNA helicase RecD2, with protein MSNLAVLEGVLERITYANEENGYTVARVDTGRGAGDLLTVVGSLLGAQPGESLRMEGRWGSHPQYGKQFTVENYTTVLPATIQGIRRYLGSGLIKGIGPRIAERIVDHFGTDTLDVIEQEPGRLVEVPGLGPKRTKLIGTAWEEQKAIKEVMVFLQGVGVSTSIAVRIYKKYEDASISVVKNQPYRLAADVWGIGFLTADRIAQAVGIPHDSPERVKAGLQYALSQSTDQGHCFLPEERLIADAVKLLQVDTGLVIECLAELAADAEGVVREQVPGPEGGEPVTAVYLVPFHRAELSLAAQVLRLLRTPEDRMPAFRDVDWDKALAWLAERTGAELAPEQEAAVRLALTSRVAVLTGGPGCGKSFTVRSVVELARAKKAKVLLAAPTGRAAKRLAELTGAEASTVHRLLELKPGGDAAYDRDRPLDADLVVVDEASMLDLLLANKLVKAVAPGAHLLLVGDVDQLPSVGAGEVLRDLLADGGPVPHVRLTRIFRQAQQSGVVTNAHRINSGEQPLTTGLSDFFLFVEEETEDAGKLAVDVAARRIPAKFGLDPRRDVQVLAPMHRGPAGAGVLNGLLQQAITPARPDLAEKRFGGRVFRVGDKVTQIRNNYDKGQNGIFNGTVGVVTALNVDDQKLTIVTDEDEEVVYDFDELDELAHAYAVTIHRSQGSEYPAVVIPVTTGAWMMLQRNLLYTAVTRAKKLVVLVGSRRAIGQAVRTVSAGRRCTALDHRLSRG; from the coding sequence ATGTCCAATCTCGCTGTCCTCGAAGGGGTCCTGGAGCGGATCACGTACGCCAACGAGGAGAACGGCTACACGGTCGCCCGGGTCGACACCGGCCGGGGCGCCGGCGACCTGCTCACCGTGGTCGGCTCGCTGCTCGGTGCCCAGCCCGGCGAGTCCCTGCGGATGGAGGGCCGCTGGGGCTCCCATCCGCAGTACGGCAAGCAGTTCACCGTGGAGAACTACACGACGGTCCTGCCCGCCACGATCCAGGGCATCCGCCGCTATCTCGGCTCCGGCCTGATCAAGGGCATCGGGCCGCGGATCGCGGAGCGGATCGTCGACCACTTCGGTACGGACACCCTCGACGTCATCGAGCAGGAGCCGGGCCGGCTCGTCGAGGTCCCCGGCCTCGGCCCCAAGCGGACCAAGCTGATCGGCACGGCCTGGGAGGAGCAGAAGGCCATCAAGGAGGTCATGGTCTTCCTCCAGGGCGTCGGCGTCTCCACCTCCATCGCCGTCCGCATCTACAAGAAGTACGAGGACGCGTCGATCTCCGTCGTGAAGAACCAGCCCTACCGGCTCGCCGCCGACGTCTGGGGCATCGGCTTCCTCACCGCCGACCGCATCGCCCAGGCCGTCGGGATACCGCACGACAGCCCGGAGCGCGTCAAGGCCGGTCTGCAGTACGCCCTGTCGCAATCCACCGACCAGGGGCACTGCTTCCTGCCCGAGGAGCGGCTGATCGCCGATGCCGTGAAACTGCTCCAGGTCGACACCGGACTGGTCATCGAGTGCCTGGCCGAGCTGGCCGCCGACGCGGAGGGGGTGGTCAGGGAGCAGGTCCCAGGACCCGAGGGCGGCGAGCCGGTCACCGCCGTCTATCTCGTGCCCTTCCACCGGGCCGAGCTGTCCCTGGCCGCCCAGGTGCTGCGGCTGCTGCGGACCCCCGAGGACCGGATGCCGGCCTTCCGGGACGTCGACTGGGACAAGGCCCTGGCCTGGCTGGCGGAGCGGACAGGAGCCGAGCTGGCGCCCGAGCAGGAGGCCGCCGTACGGCTCGCGCTGACCAGCCGGGTCGCAGTGCTGACGGGCGGGCCCGGCTGCGGCAAGTCGTTCACCGTCCGCTCCGTGGTGGAGCTGGCCCGGGCGAAGAAGGCCAAGGTGCTGCTGGCCGCCCCCACCGGCCGAGCGGCCAAGCGGCTGGCCGAGCTGACCGGCGCCGAGGCGTCCACCGTCCACCGGCTGCTGGAGCTGAAACCCGGCGGTGACGCGGCGTACGACCGCGACCGGCCGCTCGACGCCGACCTCGTCGTGGTCGACGAGGCGTCGATGCTCGACCTGCTGCTCGCCAACAAGCTGGTGAAGGCCGTGGCCCCCGGGGCGCATCTGCTGCTCGTGGGCGATGTGGACCAGCTGCCCAGCGTGGGCGCCGGAGAGGTGCTGCGGGATCTGCTCGCCGACGGCGGCCCGGTGCCCCATGTCCGGCTGACCCGGATCTTCCGCCAGGCGCAGCAGTCCGGAGTGGTCACCAACGCCCACCGCATCAACTCCGGCGAGCAGCCACTCACCACCGGTCTGTCCGATTTCTTTCTGTTCGTGGAGGAGGAGACCGAGGACGCGGGCAAGCTGGCGGTCGATGTGGCAGCCCGTAGGATTCCGGCCAAATTCGGTCTCGACCCCCGCCGGGACGTGCAGGTCCTCGCCCCGATGCACCGGGGCCCCGCGGGCGCCGGAGTCCTCAACGGCCTGCTTCAGCAGGCGATTACCCCCGCCCGTCCCGACCTGGCCGAGAAGCGCTTCGGCGGCCGGGTCTTCCGGGTCGGCGACAAGGTCACCCAGATCCGTAACAACTATGACAAGGGCCAGAACGGGATCTTCAACGGCACGGTCGGTGTGGTGACCGCTCTGAACGTCGACGACCAGAAGCTGACGATCGTCACCGACGAGGACGAGGAGGTGGTCTACGACTTCGACGAACTGGACGAACTGGCCCATGCCTATGCGGTGACCATCCACCGTTCCCAGGGCAGCGAGTACCCCGCGGTGGTGATCCCGGTCACCACCGGCGCCTGGATGATGCTCCAGCGGAACCTGCTCTACACGGCGGTCACCCGGGCGAAGAAGCTGGTGGTGCTGGTCGGCTCCCGCCGGGCGATAGGGCAGGCCGTACGGACCGTTTCCGCGGGCAGACGCTGCACCGCGCTCGACCACCGGCTCTCGCGGGGCTGA
- a CDS encoding sugar phosphate isomerase/epimerase family protein: MTVRQLSLPELAHTCARLGIPGAGLWREPVRAYGVRAAAGLMRDLGLTVTSLCRGGFLTAADPAGRNRALDDNRAALDEAAALGTDTLVLVSGGLPPGSRDLAGARERVVDALAELVPYARAAGVRLAVEPLHPMFAADRCVVSTLAQALDIAERFPPERVGIVVDTYHVWWDEQASAQVARAGAAGRIHAFQLADWTTPLPRGVLNGRGQLGDGCVDLRHWRRTLDTAGYRGPIEVELFNEELWSRDGAEVLAETAARFSEHVAGP; encoded by the coding sequence ATGACCGTACGGCAGCTCTCCCTGCCCGAACTGGCCCACACCTGCGCCCGGCTGGGCATTCCGGGCGCCGGACTCTGGCGCGAACCGGTCCGCGCCTACGGGGTGCGGGCGGCAGCCGGGCTGATGCGGGACCTGGGGCTGACCGTCACCAGCCTGTGCCGGGGCGGCTTCCTCACCGCGGCCGACCCCGCCGGGCGGAACCGCGCACTGGACGACAACCGGGCCGCACTCGACGAGGCGGCGGCCCTGGGCACGGACACCCTGGTCCTGGTCTCCGGTGGACTGCCGCCGGGCAGCCGCGATCTGGCCGGGGCCCGGGAACGGGTCGTGGATGCGCTGGCGGAACTGGTGCCGTACGCCCGGGCCGCGGGCGTACGGCTCGCGGTCGAACCGCTGCACCCCATGTTCGCGGCGGACCGGTGCGTCGTCTCCACCCTGGCGCAGGCGCTCGACATCGCCGAACGCTTTCCGCCCGAACGGGTGGGGATCGTCGTGGACACCTATCACGTCTGGTGGGACGAGCAGGCCTCCGCGCAGGTGGCGCGGGCGGGTGCCGCGGGGCGGATCCACGCCTTCCAACTCGCGGACTGGACCACCCCCTTGCCCCGCGGAGTGCTGAACGGCCGCGGGCAGCTCGGTGACGGCTGCGTCGATCTGCGGCACTGGCGGCGGACGCTGGACACGGCGGGCTACCGCGGCCCCATCGAGGTCGAGCTGTTCAACGAGGAGCTGTGGAGCCGGGACGGTGCCGAGGTACTCGCGGAGACCGCGGCACGCTTCTCCGAGCACGTCGCGGGCCCATGA
- a CDS encoding DUF993 family protein — MTDTRPASADRPPDPASDRPSDRGPDPAPGSAHRPPAPGAVSPQPRPRSRRFFAAAHIVAAPAPASGPTGNTTAVDWDATLAFRRHLWAHGLGVAEAMDTAQRGAGLDWPAAAELISRTAAEAIAGGGDLVCGAGTDQLTGPATLPDVLAAYEEQLARVERHGARAVLLASRALAATARSPEDYQHVYGELLRQARSPVILHWLGPAFDPALGGYWGSDDRATATDTLLAVVAARPHKVDGVKISLLDAAHETALRRRLPPGVRCYTGDDFHYPELIAGDEHGHSDALLGVFDPLAPLAAEALRALDDRGPEAFRAVLDPTVELARHLFAPPTRHYKTGVVFLAWLAGHQRRFTMAGGLHTARPLAHLARAHELATRLGLFPDPEAARARMASLLTPAGA; from the coding sequence GTGACCGACACCCGCCCCGCTTCGGCCGACCGTCCCCCGGACCCGGCCTCCGACCGCCCTTCCGACCGCGGCCCCGACCCCGCCCCCGGCTCCGCACATCGGCCCCCGGCCCCCGGCGCCGTATCTCCGCAGCCCCGGCCGCGCTCCCGACGGTTCTTCGCCGCCGCGCACATCGTCGCCGCCCCGGCCCCCGCGTCCGGCCCCACCGGGAACACCACGGCTGTCGACTGGGACGCCACGCTCGCCTTCCGCCGCCATCTCTGGGCCCATGGCCTCGGCGTCGCGGAGGCCATGGACACCGCCCAGCGCGGCGCGGGACTCGACTGGCCCGCCGCGGCCGAACTGATCAGCCGTACCGCCGCCGAGGCCATCGCGGGCGGCGGCGACCTGGTCTGCGGCGCCGGAACCGATCAGCTCACCGGCCCGGCGACGCTCCCCGACGTCCTCGCGGCCTACGAGGAGCAGCTCGCCCGTGTCGAGCGGCACGGCGCCCGGGCCGTGCTGCTGGCGTCCCGCGCCCTCGCGGCCACGGCCCGCTCCCCGGAGGACTACCAGCACGTCTACGGGGAGCTGCTGCGGCAGGCCCGGAGCCCCGTGATCCTCCACTGGCTGGGGCCCGCCTTCGACCCCGCACTCGGCGGCTACTGGGGGAGCGACGACCGCGCCACCGCGACCGATACGCTTCTCGCCGTCGTCGCGGCCCGGCCGCACAAGGTCGACGGGGTGAAGATCTCCCTGCTCGATGCCGCGCACGAGACCGCCCTGCGCCGGAGACTCCCGCCGGGCGTACGGTGCTACACGGGCGACGACTTCCACTATCCGGAACTGATCGCGGGCGACGAACACGGCCACAGCGACGCTCTGCTCGGGGTCTTCGACCCGCTGGCCCCGCTGGCCGCCGAGGCCCTGCGCGCCCTCGACGACCGCGGTCCGGAGGCCTTCCGGGCGGTTCTCGACCCGACCGTGGAACTCGCCCGGCACCTCTTCGCGCCGCCCACCCGCCACTACAAGACCGGTGTGGTCTTCCTCGCCTGGCTGGCCGGGCACCAGCGCCGCTTCACCATGGCGGGCGGACTCCACACCGCCCGTCCGCTCGCCCACCTCGCCCGCGCCCATGAACTCGCCACCCGCCTCGGGCTCTTCCCCGACCCCGAGGCGGCCCGGGCCCGGATGGCATCCCTGCTCACCCCCGCCGGAGCCTGA
- a CDS encoding Gfo/Idh/MocA family protein, producing the protein MTRSTVRIAVNGVTGRMGYHQHLVRSLLELRKEGGVDLGDGRRLWPEPVLVGRREPALRSIAERHELPYWATDLDAVLADDTVDVYFDAQATAVRAEALGRAIAAGKHVYTEKPTATGLDSALELVRLARSGGIRHGVVQDKLFLPGLRKLKRLIDAGFFGQILSVRGEFGYWVFEGDWQPAQRPSWNYRGEDGGGITVDMFPHWSYLLESLFGRVTSVMAHAATHVPRRWDERGTPYAATADDAVYAVFEFDGGAVAQINSSWAVRVNRDELVEFQVDGVHGSAVAGLRHCRIQHRTATPRPVWNPDLPGIGNFRDQWQEVPDNQPFEHAFKAQWELFLRHVALGEPYQGDLAAGARGVQLAELGLRSSAEGRRIAVPELTL; encoded by the coding sequence ATGACACGCAGCACCGTACGGATCGCAGTGAACGGCGTCACCGGACGCATGGGCTACCACCAGCACCTCGTCCGCTCCCTGCTGGAACTGCGGAAGGAGGGCGGCGTGGACCTCGGGGACGGCCGTAGGCTCTGGCCGGAACCCGTCCTCGTCGGCCGCCGCGAACCGGCGCTCAGGTCCATCGCCGAACGCCACGAACTGCCCTACTGGGCCACCGACCTCGATGCCGTACTCGCCGACGACACGGTCGACGTCTACTTCGATGCCCAGGCCACCGCCGTCCGCGCCGAGGCCCTGGGCCGGGCCATCGCCGCGGGCAAGCACGTCTACACGGAGAAGCCGACGGCGACCGGGCTCGACAGCGCCCTGGAACTGGTACGGCTCGCCCGGAGCGGCGGCATCCGCCACGGCGTCGTCCAGGACAAGCTCTTCCTCCCGGGGCTGCGGAAGCTCAAAAGGCTGATCGACGCCGGTTTCTTCGGCCAGATCCTCTCCGTGCGCGGCGAGTTCGGCTACTGGGTCTTCGAGGGCGACTGGCAGCCGGCGCAGCGCCCGTCGTGGAACTACCGCGGCGAGGACGGCGGCGGGATCACCGTCGACATGTTCCCCCACTGGTCCTATCTGCTGGAGAGCCTCTTCGGCCGGGTCACCAGCGTCATGGCCCATGCCGCCACCCACGTCCCCCGGCGCTGGGACGAGCGCGGCACACCCTATGCGGCCACCGCCGACGACGCGGTCTACGCCGTCTTCGAATTCGACGGCGGCGCCGTGGCACAGATCAACTCCTCCTGGGCCGTCCGGGTGAACCGGGACGAGCTGGTGGAGTTCCAGGTCGACGGCGTCCACGGCTCCGCCGTCGCCGGGCTGCGCCACTGCCGGATCCAGCACCGCACCGCCACCCCGAGACCGGTCTGGAATCCGGACCTTCCCGGCATCGGGAACTTCCGCGACCAGTGGCAGGAGGTCCCCGACAACCAGCCGTTCGAGCACGCCTTCAAGGCCCAGTGGGAGCTCTTCCTGCGCCATGTCGCCCTGGGGGAGCCCTACCAAGGGGACCTCGCGGCCGGTGCCCGCGGTGTGCAGCTCGCGGAGCTGGGGCTGCGCTCGTCGGCCGAAGGCCGCCGTATCGCGGTACCGGAGCTGACACTGTGA